From one Ignisphaera cupida genomic stretch:
- a CDS encoding antitoxin VapB family protein: protein MNVKRITISINAYDALLKLKRPDESFSEVMLRLAKKRSLLDFC from the coding sequence ATGAATGTAAAAAGAATCACTATATCGATTAATGCTTATGATGCTCTACTGAAGCTTAAAAGACCTGATGAGAGTTTCTCTGAGGTGATGCTGAGACTTGCGAAGAAGAGAAGTCTACTGGATTTTTGCTGA
- a CDS encoding type II toxin-antitoxin system VapC family toxin, whose product MNRSSRTIYIDTNVIISYVDEADPNHEKVVALVDNINGKRVVSKLTLVELASVYSRAGLRDPLPLAIYSTRRVGAELVEIDFNDVLKESFTYAPILKLKTLDLLHIVACSKAMCSEFVTLDTDIIRKANEIRNVLNINVITPLKT is encoded by the coding sequence ATGAACAGAAGCTCAAGAACAATCTACATAGACACTAATGTCATCATATCCTATGTTGATGAAGCGGATCCAAATCACGAGAAGGTTGTGGCATTGGTGGATAACATTAATGGAAAGAGAGTAGTATCCAAACTGACACTTGTAGAACTAGCTTCGGTTTACTCAAGAGCTGGGTTAAGGGATCCACTGCCACTAGCGATTTACTCAACGAGGAGAGTGGGGGCCGAGCTCGTAGAAATAGATTTCAACGATGTCCTAAAGGAGTCTTTCACCTATGCCCCCATCCTAAAGCTTAAAACACTCGATCTGCTCCATATTGTAGCCTGTAGTAAAGCTATGTGTAGTGAGTTCGTCACACTCGATACAGATATAATTAGGAAAGCTAATGAAATACGCAATGTCTTAAACATTAATGTGATTACTCCACTCAAAACCTGA